A single window of Modestobacter italicus DNA harbors:
- a CDS encoding NtaA/DmoA family FMN-dependent monooxygenase (This protein belongs to a clade of FMN-dependent monooxygenases, within a broader family of flavin-dependent oxidoreductases, the luciferase-like monooxygenase (LMM) family, some of whose members use coenzyme F420 rather than FMN.) yields MTRPLTLGIFQRMGPGGVTGGSWRHPDDTSAAYLTIEHWTGLARRFEDAGLDFLFLADSYGYPTLHDRVIDLAVADAINFPAADPVVLVSAIAAATSRLGVVVTASTTVDKPQVLARRFATLDHLTRGRIGWNIVTGAAQASSARLFGEQMMPHDERYAMAEDSVQLALKLWETSWEDDALRLDKAGGVHADPAKVHEIDHEGPYFRAHGLLTVPPSPQRTPLLFQAGTSGRGRDFAATYAESVFLAGGDPDHVAANIADIRRRAVGYGREPDAIKFLVGAMFVTAPTEAAAQAERQRMLDLSTLENAAAAYAFFTGLDLLAMDLDGPLTGRTQQGQSSVDRFTGANGAPVATVRQVLEDHRRNGVNGTVFVGEPEHVVDQAEAFVQRTGADGFLVQPYVTPGTYDDLIDLVLPVMRARGLAKEAYEGATLRAHLFGAGRDRLPASHVGRRTAPERAAMV; encoded by the coding sequence ATGACCCGACCGCTGACCCTCGGGATCTTCCAGCGGATGGGCCCCGGTGGGGTCACCGGCGGCAGCTGGCGGCACCCCGACGACACCTCCGCGGCGTACCTCACGATCGAGCACTGGACGGGGCTGGCCCGGAGGTTCGAGGACGCCGGGCTGGACTTCCTCTTCCTGGCCGACAGCTACGGCTACCCCACGCTCCACGACCGGGTCATCGACCTGGCGGTCGCCGACGCGATCAACTTCCCCGCGGCCGACCCGGTGGTCCTGGTCTCGGCCATCGCGGCGGCGACCAGCCGGCTGGGCGTGGTCGTCACCGCGTCCACCACGGTGGACAAGCCGCAGGTGCTCGCCCGGCGCTTCGCCACGCTGGACCACCTGACCCGCGGCCGGATCGGGTGGAACATCGTCACCGGTGCCGCGCAGGCGTCCTCGGCCCGGCTGTTCGGCGAGCAGATGATGCCGCACGACGAGCGCTACGCCATGGCCGAGGACTCCGTGCAGCTGGCGCTGAAGCTGTGGGAGACCTCCTGGGAGGACGACGCCCTCCGGCTGGACAAGGCGGGCGGCGTCCACGCCGACCCGGCCAAGGTGCACGAGATCGACCACGAGGGTCCGTACTTCCGGGCGCACGGCCTGCTCACCGTGCCGCCCTCGCCGCAGCGCACGCCGCTGCTGTTCCAGGCCGGCACCTCCGGCCGCGGCCGTGACTTCGCGGCCACCTACGCGGAGTCGGTCTTCCTGGCCGGGGGCGACCCCGACCACGTGGCCGCCAACATCGCCGACATCCGCCGCCGCGCCGTCGGGTACGGCCGCGAGCCGGACGCGATCAAGTTCCTGGTGGGCGCCATGTTCGTGACCGCGCCCACCGAGGCCGCGGCGCAGGCCGAACGGCAGCGGATGCTGGACCTGTCCACGCTGGAGAACGCCGCAGCGGCCTACGCCTTCTTCACCGGCCTGGACCTGCTCGCGATGGACCTCGACGGCCCGCTGACCGGGCGCACGCAGCAGGGGCAGAGCAGCGTCGACCGCTTCACCGGGGCGAACGGGGCGCCGGTCGCCACGGTCCGCCAGGTGCTGGAGGACCACCGGCGCAACGGGGTCAACGGCACCGTGTTCGTCGGCGAGCCCGAGCACGTCGTCGACCAGGCCGAGGCGTTCGTCCAGCGCACCGGCGCCGACGGCTTCCTCGTCCAGCCCTACGTCACCCCGGGCACCTACGACGACCTCATCGACCTGGTGCTGCCGGTGATGCGTGCGCGGGGCCTGGCCAAGGAGGCCTACGAGGGCGCCACGCTGCGCGCGCACCTCTTCGGTGCCGGGCGCGACCGGCTGCCGGCCTCGCACGTGGGCCGCCGGACGGCGCCCGAACGTGCGGCGATGGTGTGA
- a CDS encoding pyridoxine/pyridoxamine 5'-phosphate oxidase, which yields MSAAVELFDLHADGTPPADPLTLAREWLPADDEPDRPQVTLGTLGTDGCPDARTVLLTAFDETGFAFHTSAASRKVAELAALPRASMVVLWPGFTRQLVLRGEVVPDAAESVAAAWAARSDHLRRLAWCNTDELAALNRDERLRRWAAAPVGPLRTQAPSWVGYRLQPVELTFWAGGVDSASRRLQYPRTADGWRWRHLAG from the coding sequence GTGAGCGCGGCGGTGGAGCTGTTCGACCTGCACGCCGACGGCACACCGCCCGCCGACCCGCTGACCCTGGCCCGCGAGTGGCTGCCCGCCGACGACGAGCCGGACCGCCCGCAGGTGACCCTCGGGACGCTGGGGACCGACGGCTGCCCGGACGCCCGCACCGTGCTGCTGACCGCGTTCGACGAGACCGGGTTCGCCTTCCACACCTCCGCGGCCAGCCGGAAGGTGGCCGAGCTGGCCGCCCTCCCCCGGGCCAGCATGGTGGTGCTCTGGCCCGGGTTCACCCGCCAGCTGGTGCTGCGCGGGGAGGTGGTGCCCGATGCCGCGGAGTCGGTCGCCGCGGCGTGGGCCGCCCGCTCGGACCACCTGCGCCGGCTGGCCTGGTGCAACACCGACGAGCTGGCCGCGCTGAACCGCGACGAACGCCTCCGCCGGTGGGCGGCCGCTCCGGTGGGGCCGCTCCGGACGCAGGCACCCAGCTGGGTCGGCTACCGGCTGCAGCCGGTGGAGCTGACCTTCTGGGCCGGCGGCGTCGACTCCGCGAGCCGCCGGCTGCAGTACCCTCGGACCGCCGACGGGTGGCGCTGGCGGCACCTCGCCGGCTGA
- a CDS encoding ABC transporter ATP-binding protein — translation MSTLAPTVPATATRARVLHFRDVAKAFPDGTVALEGVDLDIRRGEFVTVVGPSGCGKSTLLRIASGLSPATGGEVEIEAARIGYVFQDATLLPWRSVLKNVQLLAELHGMSKTATNQASRDAIDLVGLAGHEKKLPRALSGGMKMRASLARSLTLDPDLFLFDEPFGALDEITRERLNDELIRLFHAKGFGALFITHSVSEAVYMSTRVMVMSGRPGHIVDTFEVPFGADRTPELRFTPEFAALAGQVSHALRAGHS, via the coding sequence ATGAGCACGCTCGCGCCCACCGTCCCGGCCACCGCCACCCGCGCGCGGGTCCTGCACTTCCGCGACGTCGCCAAGGCCTTCCCGGACGGGACGGTCGCCCTCGAGGGGGTGGACCTGGACATCCGCCGCGGTGAGTTCGTCACCGTCGTCGGCCCGTCCGGCTGCGGGAAGAGCACCCTGCTGCGGATCGCCTCGGGCCTGTCCCCGGCCACCGGCGGGGAGGTCGAGATCGAGGCGGCCCGGATCGGCTACGTCTTCCAGGACGCCACCCTGCTGCCCTGGCGCTCGGTGCTGAAGAACGTGCAGCTGCTGGCCGAGCTGCACGGCATGAGCAAGACCGCGACGAACCAGGCCTCCCGGGACGCCATCGACCTGGTGGGCCTGGCCGGCCACGAGAAGAAGCTGCCGCGGGCGCTGTCGGGCGGCATGAAGATGCGCGCCTCGCTGGCCCGCTCGCTCACCCTCGACCCGGACCTGTTCCTCTTCGACGAGCCGTTCGGCGCGCTGGACGAGATCACCCGCGAGCGCCTCAACGACGAGCTGATCCGGCTCTTCCATGCCAAGGGCTTCGGCGCGCTGTTCATCACCCACTCGGTGAGCGAGGCCGTCTACATGTCGACCCGGGTGATGGTCATGAGCGGCCGGCCCGGTCACATCGTCGACACCTTCGAGGTCCCGTTCGGCGCCGACCGCACCCCGGAGCTGCGCTTCACCCCCGAGTTCGCCGCGCTGGCCGGTCAGGTCTCGCACGCCCTGCGGGCGGGTCACTCGTGA
- a CDS encoding FAD-binding oxidoreductase, with protein sequence MTLSVSPPTSSAVADLEAELVELLGARNVSTEPRARERASVDGARMSPIISELLPLGLADLVAFPTSAEQIGQAVAAAVRHGVPVTPRGKGTGNYGQGIPMAGGLVLDLSRARAVVEVGDGFVTAEAGTPMVTLERAAHATGQQLWMYPSTAQSSVGGFLAGGSGGTGSIVHGTNDAGFVAALDVVHGTGSPELVHVEGDEAQLFVHNYGTAGVIARATVRLEPLQDWRGLYASFPDFRSAQAVLRDLAALEPRPRLVSADTPEITATLPADPALPEGRASVRVIADERTVRRATEIVEAGGGRVEDVREGAQTALTLSMLSYNHPIEWLQKSAPGVYFHLEVSGAALIDRIDEVHAVYEGGMLHQEIGHSGPIGMLAGVYRSPEQVLDGIRALNELGVGVHNPHQWNVDFQLARTVETARRTDPQGLLNPGKLNPDYAGPTKGAVS encoded by the coding sequence GTGACCCTCTCCGTCTCACCGCCCACCTCCTCCGCCGTCGCCGACCTGGAGGCCGAGCTGGTCGAGCTGCTCGGCGCGCGCAACGTCAGCACGGAGCCCCGGGCCCGGGAACGCGCCTCGGTCGACGGCGCGCGGATGAGCCCCATCATCAGCGAGCTGCTGCCGCTCGGGCTGGCCGACCTGGTCGCCTTCCCGACCTCGGCGGAGCAGATCGGCCAGGCCGTCGCCGCCGCCGTCCGGCACGGCGTCCCGGTCACCCCGCGCGGCAAGGGCACCGGCAACTACGGGCAGGGCATCCCGATGGCCGGCGGCCTGGTGCTCGACCTGTCCCGGGCGCGGGCGGTGGTGGAGGTCGGCGACGGCTTCGTCACCGCGGAGGCGGGCACGCCGATGGTGACCCTGGAGCGGGCCGCGCACGCCACGGGCCAGCAGCTGTGGATGTACCCCTCGACCGCGCAGTCGTCGGTGGGCGGGTTCCTGGCCGGCGGGTCCGGCGGCACCGGCAGCATCGTGCACGGCACGAACGACGCCGGCTTCGTCGCGGCGCTGGACGTCGTGCACGGCACCGGCTCCCCCGAGCTCGTGCACGTCGAGGGTGACGAGGCGCAGCTGTTCGTGCACAACTACGGCACCGCGGGGGTCATCGCCCGCGCGACGGTGCGACTCGAGCCGCTGCAGGACTGGCGCGGCCTGTACGCCAGCTTCCCGGACTTCCGCAGCGCCCAGGCGGTGCTGCGCGACCTCGCCGCGCTGGAGCCGCGCCCCCGGCTGGTCTCGGCGGACACCCCGGAGATCACCGCCACCCTGCCGGCCGACCCCGCGCTGCCCGAGGGTCGGGCGAGCGTCCGGGTGATCGCCGACGAGCGCACCGTGCGCCGGGCCACCGAGATCGTCGAGGCAGGTGGCGGCCGGGTCGAGGACGTGCGCGAGGGCGCCCAGACGGCGTTGACGCTGAGCATGCTCAGCTACAACCACCCCATCGAGTGGCTGCAGAAGAGCGCCCCGGGCGTCTACTTCCACCTCGAGGTCTCCGGCGCCGCGCTGATCGACCGGATCGACGAGGTGCACGCCGTGTACGAGGGCGGGATGCTGCACCAGGAGATCGGGCACAGCGGCCCGATCGGCATGCTCGCCGGTGTGTACCGCAGCCCGGAGCAGGTGCTCGACGGCATCCGGGCCCTCAACGAGCTCGGCGTCGGCGTGCACAACCCGCACCAGTGGAACGTCGACTTCCAGCTCGCCCGGACGGTGGAGACGGCGCGGCGCACCGACCCGCAGGGCCTGCTCAACCCCGGCAAGCTCAACCCCGACTACGCCGGCCCGACCAAAGGCGCCGTCTCGTGA
- a CDS encoding PDR/VanB family oxidoreductase — protein MSFFSDVERDLVVAARTDLADGVVALDLVAHNDRDLPVWTPGSHVDVLLRPGLERQYSLCGDTADRSRWRIAVLREESGRGGSVALHDEVAVGQRLRVRGPRNHFAFEVTPGTRYRFIAGGIGITPLRAMVVAADAAGADWTLDYAGRSRRTMAFADELAGAHPDRVRLHAADEGGRLDAVALLAEAGADTAVYVCGPTRLIDAVEAAGRSGQALHTERFEAKEFGEPVWPDPFEVELALSGETVVVEPGVSVLDAVAEAGVVVLSSCRVGTCGTCETPVLEGEVEHRDSVLTPAEQADDTAMMICVSRAAGPRLVLDL, from the coding sequence GTGAGCTTCTTCTCCGACGTCGAACGCGACCTCGTCGTCGCCGCCCGGACCGACCTCGCCGACGGCGTCGTCGCGCTGGACCTGGTCGCCCACAACGACCGCGACCTGCCCGTCTGGACGCCGGGCTCGCACGTCGACGTGCTGCTGCGCCCGGGGCTGGAACGGCAGTACTCGTTGTGCGGCGACACCGCCGACCGGTCCCGCTGGCGGATCGCGGTGCTCCGTGAGGAGAGCGGCCGGGGTGGCTCGGTCGCGCTGCACGACGAGGTGGCGGTCGGGCAGCGGCTGCGGGTCCGCGGGCCGCGCAACCACTTCGCCTTCGAGGTCACCCCGGGCACCCGGTACCGCTTCATCGCCGGCGGCATCGGGATCACCCCGCTGCGCGCGATGGTCGTCGCCGCCGATGCCGCGGGCGCCGACTGGACGCTGGACTACGCCGGCCGCTCGCGCCGCACGATGGCGTTCGCCGACGAGCTGGCCGGCGCCCACCCGGACCGGGTCCGGCTGCACGCCGCGGACGAGGGTGGCCGGCTGGACGCCGTCGCGCTGCTGGCCGAGGCGGGCGCGGACACCGCCGTCTACGTGTGCGGTCCGACCCGGCTGATCGACGCGGTGGAGGCCGCCGGCCGGTCGGGGCAGGCGCTGCACACCGAGCGGTTCGAGGCCAAGGAGTTCGGTGAGCCGGTCTGGCCGGACCCGTTCGAGGTCGAGCTGGCGCTGTCCGGGGAGACGGTCGTCGTGGAGCCCGGGGTGAGCGTGCTGGACGCCGTCGCCGAGGCCGGCGTCGTGGTGCTCTCCTCCTGCCGGGTGGGCACCTGCGGGACGTGCGAGACCCCGGTGCTGGAGGGCGAGGTGGAGCACCGGGACTCCGTGCTCACCCCCGCCGAGCAGGCCGACGACACCGCGATGATGATCTGCGTCTCCCGCGCCGCCGGCCCCCGCCTCGTCCTCGACCTCTGA
- a CDS encoding methylenetetrahydrofolate reductase: MTAPSCPKSMTHGPCGGVGVDGGCEAAPGPCVFLGRPTVRWAGDDVHPPAPEAPLLALMRQRPVVVADLPAAPLSRESLVRGADVLAGSVDAVLLGDSGGARVQFPPAYRAALVQARGVPAWAGLTCRDRNRVALEGELAALADTGAAAVHCVTGDHTSLGDRPDARPVFDLDSTELAARAATAGLLVSVAEAPAGPPVAQRPERLAEKVRAGAQVCVVNHCGGPDAVADFVAAAVAAGADVPFVVCVAVALDPASAAELRRFPGLVLPAGYLASIESARDPHRAGVSAAVALAEACLSVPGVRGVDLSAVAPPGRELSTADALATIGKALS, encoded by the coding sequence GTGACCGCGCCGTCCTGCCCGAAGTCGATGACGCACGGCCCGTGCGGCGGGGTCGGCGTCGACGGCGGGTGCGAGGCGGCGCCCGGCCCGTGCGTGTTCCTCGGCCGGCCGACCGTGCGGTGGGCCGGGGACGACGTCCACCCGCCGGCGCCCGAGGCGCCGTTGCTGGCCCTCATGCGGCAGCGGCCGGTGGTGGTCGCCGACCTGCCGGCCGCGCCGCTGTCCCGCGAGTCGCTGGTGCGCGGTGCCGACGTCCTGGCCGGCAGCGTCGACGCCGTGCTGCTCGGGGACTCCGGCGGCGCCCGCGTGCAGTTCCCGCCGGCGTACCGGGCCGCGCTCGTGCAGGCGCGGGGGGTGCCGGCCTGGGCGGGGCTCACCTGCCGGGACCGGAACCGGGTGGCGCTGGAGGGCGAGCTCGCGGCGCTGGCCGACACCGGTGCCGCGGCCGTGCACTGCGTGACCGGCGACCACACCTCGCTCGGCGACCGGCCCGACGCCCGTCCCGTCTTCGACCTGGACTCCACCGAACTGGCCGCCCGGGCCGCCACGGCCGGGCTGCTGGTCTCGGTCGCCGAGGCGCCGGCCGGACCACCGGTGGCCCAGCGGCCGGAGCGGCTGGCGGAGAAGGTGCGGGCCGGTGCGCAGGTCTGCGTGGTCAACCACTGCGGGGGTCCGGACGCGGTCGCCGACTTCGTCGCCGCCGCGGTCGCCGCCGGGGCCGACGTGCCGTTCGTGGTCTGCGTGGCCGTCGCCCTGGACCCGGCCTCGGCGGCCGAGCTGCGGCGCTTCCCGGGCCTGGTGCTGCCGGCGGGCTACCTCGCCTCGATCGAGTCGGCCCGGGACCCGCACCGGGCCGGGGTCTCCGCCGCGGTCGCGCTCGCCGAGGCCTGCCTGTCCGTCCCCGGGGTGCGCGGCGTCGACCTGTCCGCCGTCGCGCCACCGGGTCGCGAACTGTCCACGGCCGACGCACTGGCCACGATCGGGAAGGCACTCTCATGA
- a CDS encoding transposase — protein MPVTTLALTAELPELGGSLSWSQLEAWAVAMREELPAAALAAALEELQDRLIDRVCGRKWLPVRELPAPFGCPGCGVMSDFERKGKRTRLRKFSTAAGVVEIRLANVGCRSCRRVFAPLLLLLDLSGKRRTDRLMVELAELATQMSFARAGAVAASFGLPGSAGRAHAAVADLAPLLDGVGRPDVPGAPAGAQVVIFDGTGMRAGRRRLGVNGNIALGVTGRGGPRRRRRATTTLLGLTVGQPWSAMADQLRDLRPPAMVVVDGELAITTLAQTLWPDVPIQRCWWHLPRALRWALYADKAPAAWANTRRTELTDLLHRVARERLTHAQALAAYDAFTASVTAEGHHAAGELLAGARDQVFTCLRPELRARLAHLGGPELGSGVLERVMRELNARTDIGGSRWSIEGLRDLLTVKLAQMTDHPAWTTLTQSLRPPNAIAFNIKTLNFNAA, from the coding sequence ATGCCGGTCACTACTCTCGCCCTGACCGCGGAGCTGCCTGAGCTCGGTGGGTCGCTGAGCTGGTCGCAGCTGGAGGCATGGGCGGTGGCGATGCGCGAGGAACTGCCGGCGGCAGCCCTGGCTGCGGCGTTGGAGGAGCTGCAGGACAGGCTCATCGATCGGGTGTGTGGCCGGAAGTGGCTGCCGGTGCGGGAGCTGCCGGCGCCGTTCGGCTGCCCGGGGTGTGGGGTGATGAGCGACTTCGAGCGCAAGGGCAAGCGCACCCGGCTGCGGAAGTTCAGCACCGCCGCGGGGGTGGTGGAGATCCGGCTGGCCAACGTCGGCTGCCGGTCCTGCCGGCGGGTGTTCGCCCCACTGCTCCTGCTGCTGGATCTGTCGGGCAAGAGGCGCACCGACCGGCTGATGGTGGAACTGGCCGAGCTGGCCACGCAGATGTCCTTCGCCCGGGCCGGTGCGGTCGCCGCCTCCTTCGGGCTGCCGGGCTCGGCCGGGCGGGCGCATGCCGCGGTGGCCGATCTGGCGCCGCTGCTCGATGGCGTCGGGCGCCCGGACGTGCCCGGAGCGCCCGCCGGTGCCCAGGTGGTCATCTTCGATGGCACCGGGATGCGTGCGGGGCGGCGCCGGTTGGGCGTCAACGGCAACATCGCCCTGGGCGTGACCGGGAGGGGCGGGCCGCGCCGGCGGCGGCGGGCCACCACGACCCTGCTCGGGCTGACCGTGGGCCAACCGTGGTCGGCGATGGCCGACCAGCTCCGCGACCTGCGCCCGCCGGCGATGGTCGTCGTCGACGGTGAACTGGCGATCACCACGCTGGCCCAGACGCTGTGGCCCGACGTGCCGATCCAGCGCTGCTGGTGGCACCTGCCCCGCGCACTGCGCTGGGCCCTCTACGCCGACAAGGCACCAGCAGCCTGGGCCAACACCAGGCGCACCGAGCTGACCGACCTTCTGCACCGGGTCGCCCGTGAACGCCTCACCCACGCCCAGGCGCTGGCCGCCTACGACGCCTTCACCGCGAGTGTCACCGCCGAGGGCCACCACGCCGCCGGTGAGCTGCTCGCCGGCGCCCGCGACCAGGTCTTCACCTGCCTGCGCCCCGAACTCCGCGCCCGCCTGGCCCACCTCGGCGGACCCGAACTCGGCTCCGGTGTCCTCGAGCGGGTCATGCGCGAACTCAACGCCCGCACCGACATCGGCGGCAGCCGCTGGTCCATCGAAGGCCTACGCGACCTGCTGACCGTGAAGCTGGCCCAGATGACCGACCACCCGGCGTGGACCACACTGACCCAGTCCCTACGCCCACCCAACGCCATCGCCTTCAACATCAAGACGCTGAACTTCAACGCTGCTTGA
- a CDS encoding amidohydrolase family protein: MTLLLQSVTDLDGRRVDVRLDGDTVAAVAPALAVEPGDDVLDLTGHLLLPAPAEPHAHLDKALTSHRAPNRTGDLAGAVVAIREIAAGFTHEDLVERATRAAHEYLANGTTAIRTHADVGAHSGTRHVRALLEVRDALAGLVDVQVVALASSPWSPAEAVGNARLLEEAVELGVDLVGGAPHMWDDRDAGLQLSFDAAVRHGLPLDLHTDETLDPTAQGLLALARRVLSTGFAQGATASHCVSLGVHPLEVARATAAEVARAGVGVVALPQTNLYLQGRDVEVARPRGLTAVRALLDAGATLGAGGDNLRDPFNPMGRADACEAASLLVTSGHLSTREAWTAVSAGARACMGLPVPAVAVGSVAEFVAIEAESLDAAVAGAGTARTVLSRGRVVASSRVTRAVNGPVPSAVANS, from the coding sequence ATGACCCTGCTGCTCCAGTCGGTCACCGACCTGGACGGCCGGCGCGTCGACGTCCGCCTCGACGGGGACACCGTCGCGGCGGTCGCCCCCGCGCTGGCCGTCGAGCCCGGCGACGACGTCCTCGACCTCACCGGGCACCTGCTGCTCCCGGCGCCCGCCGAGCCGCACGCCCACCTGGACAAGGCGCTGACCAGCCACCGGGCGCCCAACCGCACCGGCGACCTGGCCGGGGCGGTGGTCGCGATCCGGGAGATCGCCGCCGGGTTCACCCACGAGGACCTGGTCGAGCGGGCCACCCGGGCGGCGCACGAGTACCTGGCGAACGGGACGACGGCGATCCGGACCCACGCCGACGTCGGTGCGCACTCGGGCACCCGGCACGTCCGCGCGCTGCTGGAGGTGCGCGACGCGCTGGCCGGACTGGTCGACGTGCAGGTGGTCGCCCTGGCCTCCTCGCCGTGGTCGCCGGCGGAGGCCGTCGGCAACGCGCGCCTGCTGGAGGAGGCGGTCGAGCTGGGCGTGGACCTGGTGGGCGGTGCGCCGCACATGTGGGACGACCGCGACGCGGGGCTGCAGCTGTCCTTCGACGCCGCCGTCCGGCACGGGCTGCCGCTGGACCTGCACACCGACGAGACGCTGGACCCCACCGCGCAGGGGTTGCTGGCGCTGGCCCGGCGGGTGCTGTCCACCGGCTTCGCCCAGGGGGCGACCGCGAGCCACTGCGTGAGCCTGGGCGTGCACCCGCTGGAGGTCGCCCGCGCGACGGCGGCCGAGGTCGCCCGCGCCGGGGTCGGCGTGGTCGCGCTGCCGCAGACCAACCTCTACCTGCAGGGCCGGGACGTCGAGGTGGCCCGGCCCCGGGGGCTGACCGCCGTCCGGGCGCTGCTCGACGCCGGGGCGACCCTCGGCGCCGGCGGGGACAACCTGCGCGACCCGTTCAACCCGATGGGCCGGGCCGACGCCTGCGAGGCCGCCTCGCTGCTGGTCACCTCCGGCCACCTGTCCACCCGCGAGGCGTGGACGGCGGTCAGCGCCGGGGCGCGGGCCTGCATGGGGCTGCCGGTGCCGGCGGTCGCCGTCGGCTCGGTGGCCGAGTTCGTGGCGATCGAGGCGGAGAGCCTGGACGCCGCGGTGGCCGGGGCCGGCACCGCCCGGACGGTCCTCTCGCGGGGCCGGGTCGTCGCCTCCAGCCGGGTGACGCGGGCGGTCAACGGTCCGGTCCCGTCCGCTGTGGCCAACTCGTGA
- a CDS encoding ABC transporter permease: MATTAVTTTAETPAPVAASGAGTAPLVRRRRGRKRLTDALLPIGVFVVLLGIWYAITYLVLDPARRFLMPAPHTIITDALLDGPTMEKIGEALGRTITVTFVGLVIAIVIGMAWAIAMSQSRTVERSLFPYAVALQCVPILALVPLIGFWFDYGFSSRVIVCVMIALFPVVSNTLFGLQSVDRGMHELFDLHGAGRLTRLLKLQLPAAMPAIFAGFRISAGLSVVGAIVGDLFFRKGNPGLGVLLNNFSSRLQGAELFLTIIVAAALGIAVFALFGWLGKLAVGRWYDQSRDAA, translated from the coding sequence GTGGCGACCACCGCCGTGACGACCACCGCGGAGACACCGGCCCCGGTGGCCGCGAGCGGTGCGGGCACCGCCCCGCTGGTCCGCCGGCGGCGCGGACGCAAGCGGCTGACCGACGCGCTGCTGCCGATCGGCGTCTTCGTGGTGCTGCTGGGCATCTGGTACGCGATCACCTACCTGGTGCTGGACCCCGCCCGGCGGTTCCTGATGCCGGCGCCGCACACGATCATCACCGACGCCCTGCTCGACGGGCCGACGATGGAGAAGATCGGCGAGGCCCTCGGCCGCACCATCACGGTCACCTTCGTCGGCCTGGTCATCGCGATCGTGATCGGCATGGCCTGGGCGATCGCGATGAGCCAGAGCCGGACGGTCGAGCGCTCGCTGTTCCCCTACGCCGTCGCGCTGCAGTGCGTCCCGATCCTCGCCCTCGTGCCGCTCATCGGGTTCTGGTTCGACTACGGCTTCAGCTCGCGGGTGATCGTCTGCGTGATGATCGCGCTGTTCCCGGTCGTGTCGAACACGCTGTTCGGCCTGCAGTCGGTCGACCGGGGCATGCACGAGCTGTTCGACCTGCACGGCGCCGGCCGGCTCACCCGGCTGCTCAAGCTGCAGCTGCCGGCCGCCATGCCGGCCATCTTCGCCGGGTTCCGCATCTCCGCCGGGCTCTCGGTGGTCGGCGCGATCGTCGGTGACCTCTTCTTCCGCAAGGGCAACCCGGGCCTGGGCGTGCTGCTGAACAACTTCAGCTCGCGGCTGCAGGGCGCCGAGCTGTTCCTCACGATCATCGTGGCCGCCGCCCTCGGCATCGCCGTCTTCGCGCTCTTCGGCTGGCTCGGCAAGCTCGCCGTCGGCCGCTGGTACGACCAGAGCCGCGACGCCGCATGA